From a single Oreochromis niloticus isolate F11D_XX linkage group LG3, O_niloticus_UMD_NMBU, whole genome shotgun sequence genomic region:
- the LOC106097115 gene encoding tripartite motif-containing protein 16-like protein: EDVLLSPPEPKTRAGFLKYSRQITLAPNTANTHLLLSEGNRKSTRMNQQQSYSDHPDRFTKWCQVLSRESLTGRCYWEVEWRGRGVYVAVAYKNISRAGSRDECVFGFNDKSWSLHCDTNSYIFWHNKVQTVLSGPRSSRVGVYLDHRAGILSFYIISETMTLLHRVQTTFTQPLYAGLYLLGLKTATAELIKVK, from the coding sequence gaggatgttttactgtcaccaccagagccaaagaccagagctggattcttaaaatattcacgTCAAATCACACTGgctccaaacacagcaaacacacatttgttATTATCTGAGGGGAACAGAAAATCAACAAGAATGAATCAACAACAGTCTtattctgatcatccagacagattcactAAATGGTGTCAGgtcctgagtagagagagtctgactggacgttgttactgggaggtggagtggagagggagaggagttTATGTAGCAGTTGCATACAAGAATATCAGCAGAGCAGGGAGCCGTGATGAATGCGTATTTGGATTCAATGACAAATCTTGGTCTTTACATTGTGACACAAACAGTTATATATTTTGGCACAACAAAGTCCAAACTGTCCTCTCAGGTCCTCGgtcctccagagtaggagtgtacctggatcacagagcaggtattctgtctttctacatcatctctgaaaccatgactctcctccacagagtccagaccacattcactcagccgctctatgctggacttTATCTTTTGGGGCTTAAAACTGCAACTGCAGAGCTGATTAAAGTCAAATAG